One genomic segment of Drosophila melanogaster chromosome 3R includes these proteins:
- the CG14721 gene encoding uncharacterized protein, isoform A has product MILVKLYGTGGCTMTAAGAPGSALNWMRRSRHGFGLIRITRVGRPAHQRTTHSATHRFLCTKTTIGFRQQMDHTIPPKEYKWTPGNLINENFKLGDHGHVCVVLNRQIQVPAHVVKLLWKNAAVRCAVDGGSNHWRDFVVAQAMSKKANGSAPTTPLEPLDVITGDFDSITEETVDFFKTTPKVHTPDQDATDFTKAMAVLQPVMTQRKIQDVVVFHDTSGRLDQVMANLNTLYKSQKDNCNVFLLSGDSVTWLLRPGKHTIQVPVDLVTSQRWCSLMPVGSSAHNVTTTGLKWNLYHAQLEFGGMVSTSNTYATEFVQVETDANLIWSMGAYEFEDKVRQAAKT; this is encoded by the exons ATGATTTTGGTTAAATTATATGGGACGGGCGGCTGCACAATGACGGCGGCAGGCGCTCCAGGGTCCGCCTTAAATTGGATGCGCCGCTCTCGCCACGGATTCGGTTTGATCCGAATCACGCGAGTTGGCAGGCCGGCGCACCAACGCACCACCCATTCCGCCACCCACCGCTTCCTTtgcacaaaaacaacaatcgGATTTCGGCAGCAAATGGACCACACAATACCGCCCAAAGAGTACAAATGGACGCCGGGCAACCTGATCAACGAGAACTTTAAGCTGGGCGACCATGGACACGTTTGCGTGGTGCTCAATCGGCAGATTCAAGTGCCGGCGCACGTGGTGAAACTGCTATGGAAAAACG CCGCCGTTCGGTGTGCTGTCGATGGAGGCTCCAACCACTGGCGTGACTTTGTCGTGGCTCAGGCAATGTCAAAGAAGGCCAATGGCTCCGCGCCCACGACACCACTTGAACCGCTCGATGTGATAACGGGTGACTTTGACTCGATCACTGAGGAAACGGTCGATTTCTTCAAGACCACGCCGAAAGTCCACACACCCGACCAGGATGCAACAGATTTCACGAAGGCCATGGCCGTACTGCAACCCGTAATGACGCAGCGTAAAATCCAGGATGTGGTGGTGTTTCATGACACTTCCGGTCGCTTGGACCAGGTCATGGCCAACCTAAACACGCTGTACAAATCGCAAAAGGATAACTGCAATGTCTTCCTGTTGAGCGGGGATTCGGTGACGTGGTTATTGCGGCCGGGAAAGCACACGATACAGGTGCCCGTCGACCTGGTCACCAGCCAGCGATGGTGCTCTCTGATGCCCGTGGGATCGTCGGCCCACAATGTCACTACCACGGGACTCAAATGGAACCTAT ATCATGCACAGCTGGAGTTTGGTGGTATGGTAAGCACCTCAAACACCTATGCGACCGAGTTCGTCCAGGTGGAGACGGACGCCAACCTGATCTGGTCTATGGGTGCCTACGAATTTGAGGATAAGGTGCGACAAGCCGCCAAGACATAG
- the CG14721 gene encoding uncharacterized protein, isoform B — protein MDHTIPPKEYKWTPGNLINENFKLGDHGHVCVVLNRQIQVPAHVVKLLWKNAAVRCAVDGGSNHWRDFVVAQAMSKKANGSAPTTPLEPLDVITGDFDSITEETVDFFKTTPKVHTPDQDATDFTKAMAVLQPVMTQRKIQDVVVFHDTSGRLDQVMANLNTLYKSQKDNCNVFLLSGDSVTWLLRPGKHTIQVPVDLVTSQRWCSLMPVGSSAHNVTTTGLKWNLYHAQLEFGGMVSTSNTYATEFVQVETDANLIWSMGAYEFEDKVRQAAKT, from the exons ATGGACCACACAATACCGCCCAAAGAGTACAAATGGACGCCGGGCAACCTGATCAACGAGAACTTTAAGCTGGGCGACCATGGACACGTTTGCGTGGTGCTCAATCGGCAGATTCAAGTGCCGGCGCACGTGGTGAAACTGCTATGGAAAAACG CCGCCGTTCGGTGTGCTGTCGATGGAGGCTCCAACCACTGGCGTGACTTTGTCGTGGCTCAGGCAATGTCAAAGAAGGCCAATGGCTCCGCGCCCACGACACCACTTGAACCGCTCGATGTGATAACGGGTGACTTTGACTCGATCACTGAGGAAACGGTCGATTTCTTCAAGACCACGCCGAAAGTCCACACACCCGACCAGGATGCAACAGATTTCACGAAGGCCATGGCCGTACTGCAACCCGTAATGACGCAGCGTAAAATCCAGGATGTGGTGGTGTTTCATGACACTTCCGGTCGCTTGGACCAGGTCATGGCCAACCTAAACACGCTGTACAAATCGCAAAAGGATAACTGCAATGTCTTCCTGTTGAGCGGGGATTCGGTGACGTGGTTATTGCGGCCGGGAAAGCACACGATACAGGTGCCCGTCGACCTGGTCACCAGCCAGCGATGGTGCTCTCTGATGCCCGTGGGATCGTCGGCCCACAATGTCACTACCACGGGACTCAAATGGAACCTAT ATCATGCACAGCTGGAGTTTGGTGGTATGGTAAGCACCTCAAACACCTATGCGACCGAGTTCGTCCAGGTGGAGACGGACGCCAACCTGATCTGGTCTATGGGTGCCTACGAATTTGAGGATAAGGTGCGACAAGCCGCCAAGACATAG